In Humulus lupulus chromosome 6, drHumLupu1.1, whole genome shotgun sequence, a single genomic region encodes these proteins:
- the LOC133785954 gene encoding uncharacterized protein LOC133785954 translates to MVACSFNMMFTYVYAGWEGTTNDSRVLLDAIRKDDNFPMPPPGKYYVVDSGYPNMPGFLAPYRGERYHLRPFRGRGNHPRGAMELFNYRHSSLRNVIERCFGLLKARFPILKSMPPYLLGKQLDATPVEDIEGTESQSNTTIENQQEGDEAGISEAPQINFSQAYMAKMENIRDDIAGQMWLSYNNNV, encoded by the exons ATGGTTGCATGCTCCTTTAATATGATGTTTACTTATGTCTACGCTGGATGGGAAGGAACAACCAATGACTCTCGAGTGCTTCTTGATGCAATTAGAAAAGACGATAACTTTCCCATGCCACCACCAG GTAAATACTATGTTGTTGATTCTGGCTATCCAAATATGCCTGGGTTTCTAGCACCATATCGTGGTGAGCGTTATCACTTGCGTCCCTTTAGAGGAAGAGGGAACCATCCTAGAGGTGCGATGGAGTTATTCAATTATAGGCACTCATCATTGCGCAATGTGATTGAACGTTGTTTTGGACTTCTTAAAGCCAGGTTTCCCATTTTGAAGTCAATGCCTCCATACTTGCTTGGAAAGCAAC TTGATGCTACACCTGTTGAAGATATTGAAGGAACTGAAAGCCAATCTAATACAACAATAGAAAACCAACAAGAAGGAGATGAAGCAGGAATTTCTGAGGCACCACAGATTAATTTCAGTCAAGCTTATATGGCTAAGATGGAAAATATTAGAGATGACATTGCTGGACAAATGTGGCTTAGTTATAACAATAAtgtttag